A region of the Leptolyngbya sp. CCY15150 genome:
GGGATCGTTGAAGCTGCCGAGAAACATCGATGCTGAGCTTATGGAACGAGGGGTGGTCTGGCGTCACGGAGGCGATCGCCGCTTTAAGCAGCCTATGCATGGTGGTCGTGCTCCCTGATTCTGCTTGAGGTTGGCGTTGAACTCAACGTCTTCTCCCACGACGACGAGGGCGGTAAAAAGTTCGGCACCCATGAAAAAGCCCTCACCAAGGAGGGCAATCTTGCTATAAAACCATGCCAAGGTGGTCACGCAAGGAAATGCTTGGAAAACAGCTCACGCCTAGAAGCGCTGTCTATCACTGAGGCTAGACATATCGATGCCGACGTCTTAGGTACGGCGCAGAACCTACAGCTCTCCAAAGTCTTGATCAGTTAACTGCCTCTAGGATTGATCGCCTCTAGGGTTAATCGCCTCTAGTAATCTTTAGCGACTGATCGTTGGCGATCGCTATCGATCGCGCTGTTCTTTTTCCCGCCGGCGGCGATCGCGCCATTCTACAGCGGTCAAGTAAGCAACGCCGCCGGTAAACGTCACTAGCAGCGCTAGAGCAACAACGGCTAACGAACTTAGGGCAATTGCTTCAGCATTCATAGGTCTTTCTAGAATCCGTTCCGGGCCCAGACCACCATGGAGATGGAAAACGTGAAGACCACTAAGAGCGAAACCCAGCCTAATGTCAAAATATCCATGGTTATGATGTGAAGGTGAAAGTGTCACAGGTATGTATCCTCACCTCATCATAATCCAAAGTTGTCTCGCAACGAAGCTCTTAGGAAAGAGGCTAGCCATTCTCGCAACAACCAGCCATTGGCTCCCAGGGCAACGTCCATAACCGTGGGCTAGGTCTGCCACGTCGAAGGCTCTAGACCTACGGCAGCAACCACTGCCCAGTCGGTCAATCTAGCCCTAGGCCACTTCCGCCTCTACCTCTGTCATACAGGCAAGCGTCAACTCGCTGTGGGCAATGATTTCACAGTCTGGCAATTCTTCAGTTTCCAGAGTAAACACGGGTTCTGACCACATGGCAATTCCTCCCGGAAGCACGCCCATGCTTTCCCAGGTTGGCGCAAAGGGCGGCAAGGCCAAGGAACAAGCTCGCCAGCTTCCCTTGACGGGGGAGCCAAGCTGCTGGCACTGCCCACCTCGTCGTCCTTCGGTTACATAGTGCTGACAATGGCGACAAGCAGAAACAGAATTTTGGTTTCTCATGAGAGGAATGTCATCGGCACAAAACTGTACTTTCTATTGTTGTCTTTAGCATTCCCAGGTTTTTCGAATTACGAACAGGTCAAGTGCCTTATAGCTCTTGAATTCAGCGATCCCAAAGAAAAAATGATATTTAGATTGTCTTTAGGTTTCCATTACGAGGAAGACACAAATGTTAGGCATTAGATATAAATTTTCGATTTCCT
Encoded here:
- the petN gene encoding cytochrome b6-f complex subunit PetN, with the translated sequence MDILTLGWVSLLVVFTFSISMVVWARNGF